GGGAGTCCACATGGCTGTCAATAAGGCCCTGGTGGGAGCCAATGCATTCGCGCACTCCTCCGGAGTGCACGTGCACGGGGTCATGGGCAACGCCCTGACCTACGAACCGTTCAAACCCGAGGTCATCGGGGCACAGAGGCACATCGTGGTCGGCAAGCTGTCCGGCGCCCATACCGTCGAGGGCAAGCTGGAGGAGCTGGGCATCAAGTTCCCCGCTGAGCACATGCCCGAGCTGATGGAGACTATCAAGAAACTGGCCGTGGCCGGAAAGACCGTGACCGACGCAGAACTGGTGGCCGTGGCGGACGATATCATGTGGAAGAAGTCCGCCGACAAGAAGGAGTGCACCCTGGACGAGCTGACCGTTATCACCGGCAGGTCCACCACACCCACCGCCACCGTCAAAATCACCCGCGCCGACGGAACCGTGGTCACCACTTCCGACATCGGAGTGGGACCCGTCAATGCGGCCATGAACGCTATCAAGAAGGCAGTGAATGAGAACATGACCCTGGAGGAGTACAAACTGTCTGCCATCACCGGCGGAAGCGACTCCATGTGTCAGGTCGCGGTCACCCTCAAGAACGTGCAGGGCGACGGCAACATGTCCTTCGGAAGGGCAGTGGGTCCCGATATAGTGGAGACTTCGGTCAACGCCACCATGGCGGCCATCAACAAGGACTTCGCACGCATCAAGAATTACATTCATCCGGAAGAGTGAACAAATGGGAAAGACAATCGCAGAGAAGATCCTGTCCGCGCATTCGCACACCGATGCCAAAGCGGGACAGATCGTGGTCGCCGATGTTGACTACGTGATGGTCAACGACGTCACCGGCCCCATCGCATTCAGGAAATACGACGAGATCGGCAACGGGAAGATGTTCAAGGAGAGGATGGTCCTCATCCCTGACCACTATGTTCCCAACAAGGACATCGCATCTGCCATCCAGGCCAAGGAGATGAGGGATTTCGTGAAGAAGCACGACCTCCCCAATTACTTCGAGGTCGGGAAGGGCGGAGTCTGCCACCAGCTCATGGTCGAGGAGGGTTTCGCCGCTCCCGGCAGGCTCATCGTCGGAGCTGACTCCCACACCTGCACTTACGGTGCTGTTAACGCTCTCTCCACCGGAATCGGATCCACCGAGGCCGGAGTGGTGTTCGCCACCGGCAAGCTGTGGTTCAAGGTTCCCGAGTCTATCAAGGTCATCCTCCACGGCAAATTCAGGAAATACGTGGGAGGAAAGGACCTCGTGCTGAAGATCATCAGCGACATCGGGGTAGATGGTGCTAACTACAAAGCGTTCGAGTTCTGCGGAGAGGGTGTGCACAACATGTCCGTCCCCGACAGGCTCGCCGTCTCCAACATGGCGATCGAGGCCGGCGGAAAGGCCGGAATCTTCCCCTGCGACGAGAAGACGAAAGAATACATCAAGGACTTCGTGAGGGGAGAGTACACTCCCGTCGAGGCAGACCCGGATGCGGAGTACTGCAGGACCCTGGAGTACAACCTCGACGAGCTGGAGAGTATGGTGGCATTCCCCCACCTCCCCTCCAACGGCCACAAGGTAAAGGACGTCGATGTGAAGATCGACCAGGCCTACCTCGGAAGCTGCACTAACGGGCGTATCGAGGATATGAGGGTCGCTGCCGAGATCATCAAAGGAAAGAAGGTGGCGGATGGCGTCCGCTTCATCGTCGTCCCGGCATCCCAGAGGGTCTACCGCGCCATGGTGGACGAGGGACTGATGGACATCTTCCTCGATGCAGGAGCATTCGTCTCCGGACCCACCTGCGGAGCATGTCTCGGAGGATACATGGGAATCCTCGCCGCCGGCGAGAGATCCGTCTCCTCCACTAACAGGAACTTCATCGGAAGGATGGGCGACAAGGCCTCTGAGGTCTATCTCGCCGGACCGGAGGTAGTAGCTGCATCCGCCATCGCGGGAAGGATCGTCACACCCGCACAGCTGGAGGGAAACTGAATGACCGATAAGATTGAAGGAAAGGCATGGAAGTTCGGCGACGATGTAGATACTGATCAGATCATCCCCGCCGAGAGGCTGGTGTCCTCCAACCTCGACCACCTGAACGACTTCATCTTCGAGAAGGTTAGGCCCGGCTTCGGACCCACCGTGAAGAAGGGGGACGTCCTGGTGGCAGGCAAGAACTTCGGATGCGGATCGTCCAGGGAGCATGCGCCCCTCTCGCTCATGGAAGCGGGATTCAGCGTCATCATCGCAGAATCGTTTGCCCGTATCTTCTACAGGAACTCCATGAACATCGGACTGCTCCTGGTCGAGTGCAAGACCGACATCCCCGAGGGGGATGTGGTGGCAGTCGACATCGATAAGGGAATAGTGAAGGATGTCACCTCCGGCAAGGAGTGGTCCTTCGAGAAGTACCCCGGATTCATCGGCGAACTGGTGAAGGCCGGAGGTCTCGTAAACCTCGTGAAGGAGGGTAAGTTCTGATGAAGCATTTCGCAATTATTCCCGGAGACGGAATCGGAAAGGAGGTCATCGCGGCCGGTATGGACGTACTGGACGCAGTGTCCCAGATATCATCTTTCGAATACGACGGAGAGAACTTCGACATCGGTTCCGACAGGTACCTCAGGACCGGCGAGCTCCTCACCGATCAGGACGTCTCCGACCTCAAGAAGAAGGACGCCATTTACTTCGGAGCAATCGGTGACCCCCGTGTCAAACCCGGAATCCTCGAGGGAGGAATCCTCCTCAAGATGAGGGCGGTCTTCGACCAGTACATCAACCTGAGGCCTGTGACCTCCTGGTTCCCCCTGGTCCCTCTGAAGAGGGAGGTGAACTTCGACATCCACTTCCTCAGGGAGAATACTGAGGATTTCTATATGGGTCTCGGAAAGAGGTTCGGACCCTCCTACTCAGACAAGAAGAACGCCGATGGTTCCTACGACGTCGAGCTCGGAGTCAAGAGGGAATCCTACAACATGGATTTCAAGGTCAACGCACACCCCACCGCCGATGACGATTACTCCATTGAAAT
The sequence above is a segment of the methanogenic archaeon ISO4-H5 genome. Coding sequences within it:
- a CDS encoding 3-isopropylmalate dehydratase large subunit LeuC, producing MGKTIAEKILSAHSHTDAKAGQIVVADVDYVMVNDVTGPIAFRKYDEIGNGKMFKERMVLIPDHYVPNKDIASAIQAKEMRDFVKKHDLPNYFEVGKGGVCHQLMVEEGFAAPGRLIVGADSHTCTYGAVNALSTGIGSTEAGVVFATGKLWFKVPESIKVILHGKFRKYVGGKDLVLKIISDIGVDGANYKAFEFCGEGVHNMSVPDRLAVSNMAIEAGGKAGIFPCDEKTKEYIKDFVRGEYTPVEADPDAEYCRTLEYNLDELESMVAFPHLPSNGHKVKDVDVKIDQAYLGSCTNGRIEDMRVAAEIIKGKKVADGVRFIVVPASQRVYRAMVDEGLMDIFLDAGAFVSGPTCGACLGGYMGILAAGERSVSSTNRNFIGRMGDKASEVYLAGPEVVAASAIAGRIVTPAQLEGN
- a CDS encoding 3-isopropylmalate dehydratase small subunit LeuD, which produces MTDKIEGKAWKFGDDVDTDQIIPAERLVSSNLDHLNDFIFEKVRPGFGPTVKKGDVLVAGKNFGCGSSREHAPLSLMEAGFSVIIAESFARIFYRNSMNIGLLLVECKTDIPEGDVVAVDIDKGIVKDVTSGKEWSFEKYPGFIGELVKAGGLVNLVKEGKF